GCCACCTATAGGATAGGGGTTTGATGCATGGTTGACCCTGAATACTATGGGTTTTTCGGAATCTATTTGCTCCACAAGGCGTCTTATCTCGTCAAGAATTTCCTGATCATCCAATTGGGTGAAAGGTTCCCTGAACTTGGTATGGAACTCTTGCTTAACGCCTGTATCAAGATAAAGCGACAAAGCTCCAAGATAGTCTGGAGATGTGGCACTTACGACGTGAGCAGTTTCCCGTATATGTTCCTCTGTATAGGTCTTGCCACCCAGTCCCAATATAATCATGCAGGATAGTGTATAGTTGTTCCTCTTCGCCTTCAAACATGCGTCAATTATCCCCTGAGCAGTAGCCCCTTTTGTAACTTTCTTTAGAATCGTGTTAGATCCTGATTCTATGCCAAGGTAGAGCATTGATAGCCCAGCTCTGCGCAACATCTGCAATTCGTCGTCAGATTTTTCCCACAAGTTCTTTGGCATGGCATAACAAGAAACTCTTTCCAAAGATGGAAATGATTTGTATAGGTACTCAAGGATCTGTACAAGCCTACCACTTGAAAAATTTAATGCATCGCCATCAGCCAGGAATATGCGCCTGATCTCCGGAAGATGTTTGGAGGCAAGATCTATCTCTTCTTTGATATCTTCCCACTTTCTTTCCAGATACTGCTTATTTCTATACATGTCACAGAAGGAGCACCTATTAAAAGAACATCCTATAGTGACTTGGAAAATAAGCGAATTCGCCTCAGATGGAGGTCTATACACCGGTTCAGCGTAAGAAAACATACGAATAGCATCTTTAACGACACCTATAAAACTTACCAGAGGATCATTCTCGAGTTTACGTGGAATATTATTGAAACAGGTTCTTTATATTGTTCCCTCCCCCCGTAGGTTCGAAACGGTGCGATCCTCAGAGAAAATGCATAGCCGGGCTTAACTTTAACAGGATTATTCATAGAATGGTTAAAACCGTGCAGATGTTCAAACATGCTAAAGTTATAATTTTATAACAATAAAGGCACCTGTTATTACTATACTGGCTAATCACATTTCTTTTATTTTCGAGCAGCCAGATTAACAAGACAGCTCCGCCGGAAAAACCTACACCGATTATAGACATGACAAATGCGTAGTCAGGCAAGTATTATGAAAAAGTCATATGGCATGATTCTGGTAACTTGAAGGGCAGTACACAACCAATA
This genomic stretch from Nitrososphaerales archaeon harbors:
- a CDS encoding radical SAM protein → MFSYAEPVYRPPSEANSLIFQVTIGCSFNRCSFCDMYRNKQYLERKWEDIKEEIDLASKHLPEIRRIFLADGDALNFSSGRLVQILEYLYKSFPSLERVSCYAMPKNLWEKSDDELQMLRRAGLSMLYLGIESGSNTILKKVTKGATAQGIIDACLKAKRNNYTLSCMIILGLGGKTYTEEHIRETAHVVSATSPDYLGALSLYLDTGVKQEFHTKFREPFTQLDDQEILDEIRRLVEQIDSEKPIVFRVNHASNPYPIGGTLPADKQKILDEVARLQAHPELYRPKYLRRF